The following are from one region of the Cyanobium gracile PCC 6307 genome:
- the pdxH gene encoding pyridoxamine 5'-phosphate oxidase, protein MPPDPTDPAQLRRDYRRQALRRGDLAADPVAQFRRWFDQAVAAGLIEPNAMVLGTSDGVRPSARTVLLKAFDGRGFVFFTHYESRKATEIAAHPEVSLLFPWYGLERQVAILGRAERISAAESLAYFLSRPVGSRLGAWVSQQSAVISSRSLLEMQWQAMQRRFADGEVPLPPAWGGLRVVPCEFEFWQGRENRLHDRFRYRPAEPAGDGGGAAAWTIERLAP, encoded by the coding sequence ATGCCCCCGGACCCCACCGACCCCGCCCAGCTGCGCCGCGACTACCGGCGCCAGGCGCTGCGGCGGGGGGACCTGGCGGCCGATCCGGTGGCGCAGTTCCGCCGCTGGTTCGATCAGGCGGTGGCGGCCGGGCTGATCGAGCCCAACGCCATGGTGCTGGGCACCAGCGATGGGGTGCGCCCCAGCGCCCGCACGGTGCTGCTCAAGGCCTTCGACGGGCGGGGCTTTGTGTTCTTCACCCACTACGAGAGCCGCAAGGCCACGGAGATCGCCGCCCACCCCGAGGTGAGCCTGCTGTTTCCCTGGTACGGGCTGGAGCGGCAGGTGGCAATCCTGGGGCGGGCCGAGCGGATCAGCGCCGCCGAGTCGCTGGCCTACTTCCTCTCGCGCCCCGTCGGCAGCCGGCTGGGGGCCTGGGTGTCGCAGCAGAGCGCCGTGATCAGCTCCCGCTCGCTCCTGGAGATGCAGTGGCAGGCGATGCAGCGCCGCTTCGCCGATGGCGAGGTGCCGCTGCCGCCGGCCTGGGGCGGGCTGCGGGTGGTGCCGTGCGAGTTCGAGTTCTGGCAGGGCCGCGAGAACCGCCTGCACGATCGCTTCCGCTACCGGCCCGCCGAGCCGGCCGGGGACGGGGGCGGCGCCGCGGCCTGGACCATCGAGCGGCTGGCGCCCTGA
- a CDS encoding SbcC/MukB-like Walker B domain-containing protein translates to MAAEAIAPARERQNGAEAARNAADRDVNTAAAGLNELRRRQIEGMAARLAGGLAAGTPCPVCGATAHPAPARPSADAVDDGAITTAERTLAAATQAAQAAAVALANAQTALAAVLEKAGDGADPLAARQAAVSAAAAQLAAQALADGVPALEQRTADREQQRQQLAQAIEAAATAIALESRAAAEASQRQRALAEQVARELGEGLEPVAVLRAFGPLEAALQALVAGAGAHTRASSALEQAARRLGQELAASPFATAADAAAALQEESWRLKLVERIAAYEAEVIEQRNLLAAPDLADLPETRPDTAAAAEAVTRADAARTRAVERHSEARGAQREITRLAAEHRDGAEALAAKQERADRISAVASRCQGKAAPYISLQRWVLSAYLADICGYANQRLTLMTSGRYQLRLTNEGGHGGRKAGLGLRVLDAYTGEEREVSSLSGGETFQASLALALGVADTVQAHAGGVPLEALFIDEGFGSLDPDNLQLAMDELDRLREGGRMIGLISHVGALRERIRCGIEVIAGDRGSSLRVGVTA, encoded by the coding sequence GTGGCCGCCGAGGCCATCGCCCCGGCCCGGGAGCGGCAGAACGGGGCCGAGGCCGCCAGGAACGCCGCCGATCGCGACGTCAACACGGCGGCCGCCGGCCTCAACGAGCTGCGGCGACGCCAGATCGAGGGCATGGCCGCCCGTCTCGCCGGGGGTCTGGCCGCCGGGACCCCCTGCCCGGTCTGCGGCGCCACGGCGCACCCGGCGCCGGCCCGGCCCTCTGCTGACGCGGTCGATGACGGGGCGATCACCACCGCCGAACGCACCCTGGCCGCGGCCACCCAGGCGGCACAGGCGGCCGCGGTGGCCCTGGCCAACGCCCAGACCGCCCTCGCCGCGGTGCTGGAGAAGGCCGGAGACGGCGCCGATCCGCTCGCCGCCCGCCAGGCCGCCGTCTCGGCAGCAGCAGCACAGCTGGCGGCCCAGGCCCTGGCCGATGGTGTGCCGGCTCTTGAGCAGCGCACCGCTGATCGGGAGCAGCAACGGCAGCAGCTTGCCCAGGCCATCGAGGCGGCCGCCACCGCGATCGCCCTGGAGAGCCGGGCCGCCGCCGAGGCCAGCCAGCGGCAGCGGGCCCTGGCGGAGCAGGTGGCGCGGGAGCTGGGGGAGGGGCTGGAGCCGGTTGCGGTGCTGCGGGCCTTCGGGCCCCTGGAGGCCGCCCTCCAGGCCCTGGTGGCCGGGGCGGGCGCCCACACCCGCGCCAGCAGCGCGCTGGAGCAGGCGGCCCGGCGGCTGGGCCAGGAGCTGGCCGCCTCGCCGTTCGCCACGGCGGCCGACGCCGCCGCGGCCCTGCAGGAGGAGAGCTGGCGCCTGAAGCTCGTGGAGCGGATCGCCGCCTACGAGGCGGAGGTGATCGAGCAGCGCAACCTCCTGGCGGCTCCCGATCTGGCGGACCTGCCGGAGACCCGGCCCGACACCGCCGCCGCCGCTGAGGCCGTGACCCGCGCCGATGCGGCCCGCACCCGGGCGGTGGAGCGCCACAGCGAAGCCCGCGGCGCCCAGCGGGAGATCACCCGCCTCGCCGCCGAACACCGTGATGGGGCCGAGGCGCTGGCGGCGAAGCAGGAGCGGGCCGATCGGATCAGCGCCGTGGCCAGTCGCTGCCAGGGCAAGGCGGCTCCCTACATCTCCCTGCAGCGCTGGGTGCTCTCGGCCTACCTCGCCGACATCTGCGGCTACGCCAACCAGCGGCTCACCCTCATGACCTCCGGCCGCTACCAGCTGCGACTCACCAACGAGGGGGGCCACGGCGGCCGCAAGGCGGGGCTGGGCCTGCGGGTGCTGGACGCCTACACCGGCGAGGAGCGGGAGGTGAGCAGCCTCTCGGGCGGGGAGACCTTCCAGGCTTCCCTGGCCCTGGCCCTGGGTGTGGCCGACACGGTGCAGGCCCACGCCGGCGGCGTGCCCCTAGAGGCCCTGTTCATCGACGAGGGCTTCGGCAGCCTCGATCCCGACAACCTGCAGCTGGCCATGGACGAACTCGACCGGCTGCGGGAGGGGGGCCGCATGATCGGCCTGATCAGCCATGTCGGCGCCCTGCGGGAGCGCATCCGCTGCGGCATCGAGGTGATCGCCGGGGACCGCGGCTCGAGCCTGCGGGTGGGGGTCACGGCCTGA
- a CDS encoding rhodanese-like domain-containing protein — protein sequence MNSTTVTTPSRLGAHDLAERLASGEVTVIDVREPMEFATGHIAGSLNVPLSRLAQADLPRGPLVLVCQSGNRSGKGLSQLLGQGHPHPVADLLGGLPAWQQAGLPVRQLKGAPLPLMRQVQIVAGSLVLLGVILSQAVAPGWIWLSSFVGAGLTFAGISGFCGMARLLAVMPWNRV from the coding sequence ATGAACAGCACAACCGTCACCACCCCCAGCCGCCTGGGCGCCCACGACCTCGCCGAACGGCTCGCGTCCGGTGAAGTCACCGTGATCGATGTGCGCGAGCCGATGGAATTCGCCACAGGCCACATCGCCGGCAGCCTCAATGTGCCCCTCTCCCGCCTGGCCCAGGCCGACCTGCCCCGCGGTCCGCTGGTGCTGGTCTGCCAGAGCGGCAACCGCAGCGGCAAGGGCCTGTCCCAGCTGCTCGGTCAGGGCCATCCCCACCCCGTCGCCGACCTGCTCGGTGGCCTGCCCGCCTGGCAGCAGGCCGGCCTGCCGGTGCGCCAGCTCAAGGGGGCGCCGCTGCCGCTGATGCGCCAGGTGCAGATCGTCGCCGGCAGCCTGGTGCTGCTGGGGGTGATCCTGTCGCAGGCCGTGGCCCCCGGCTGGATCTGGCTGAGCAGCTTCGTGGGGGCCGGGCTCACCTTCGCGGGTATCTCCGGCTTCTGCGGCATGGCCCGCCTGCTAGCCGTGATGCCCTGGAACCGGGTGTAG
- a CDS encoding Na(+)/H(+) antiporter subunit B, which produces MTWLYLLAATALCLAPLAAALPPPPPIGPMIASLAATTDVPNLVSGVILHTRLYDTIAEVVVFTLASIGVRFLLAGEPTKTSIRAIEDAPSVVLCQLGATMATLIGVELALRGHLSPGGGFAAGVAGGTAIGLVLISGSARLSDRLYRRWRADLWEKAAVIAFVLLSAFALGGVPLPAGTFGTLASGGWIPLLNGLVAVKVTLGSWAMVQLFVRHRGLL; this is translated from the coding sequence ATGACCTGGCTCTACCTGCTGGCCGCCACCGCCCTGTGCCTGGCCCCGCTGGCCGCGGCCCTGCCGCCGCCGCCGCCCATCGGGCCGATGATCGCCTCGCTGGCCGCCACCACCGACGTTCCCAATCTGGTGTCGGGCGTGATCCTGCACACCCGCCTCTACGACACCATCGCCGAAGTGGTGGTGTTCACCCTGGCCTCGATCGGGGTGCGCTTCCTGCTGGCGGGGGAGCCCACCAAGACGAGCATCCGGGCCATCGAGGATGCCCCCTCGGTGGTGCTCTGCCAGCTGGGCGCCACCATGGCCACCCTGATCGGGGTGGAGCTGGCCCTGCGCGGCCACCTGTCGCCGGGGGGCGGGTTCGCGGCGGGGGTGGCCGGCGGCACCGCCATCGGCCTGGTGCTGATCAGCGGCTCGGCCCGGCTCTCCGACCGCCTTTACCGCCGCTGGCGCGCCGACCTGTGGGAGAAGGCCGCCGTGATCGCCTTCGTGCTCCTCTCCGCCTTCGCCCTCGGGGGGGTCCCCCTGCCCGCCGGAACCTTCGGCACCCTGGCCTCGGGGGGCTGGATCCCCCTGCTCAACGGGCTGGTGGCCGTCAAGGTGACCCTGGGCTCCTGGGCGATGGTGCAGCTGTTCGTGCGCCATCGGGGGTTGCTCTAG
- a CDS encoding exonuclease SbcCD subunit D, translating to MRLLHTSDWHLGRSFHGASLLEEQKAAIERIAELAREHAVDAVLIAGDLYDRAIPPAEAVDLFNRALAQLSRDGTAVVAIAGNHDSHVRVSVYDPLLSAFGVTVRGDVGRAQEPVLVTPRDGGPPVAIYPLPYLEPAVVGPALAGAPVRLRHEEVTRLAIERIHADRRERPPHRSVLVAHTFVAGGETSESERELTVGNVDRVSVDTFSGFDYVALGHLHASQQLDGPRVAYSGTPLAYSFSEERHVKSVRIVELAADGTPSVAVVPLGVGRRLCTLRGPIDELCSDPAHAAASEARVRAILTDDTLPLQAMARLRARFPHIAELRHEPPEVARAGDAERHRQVRQARSPLELASAFFTDQHGQPPGEPEAELLRAALAAAERGGER from the coding sequence ATGCGCCTGCTGCACACCTCCGACTGGCACCTGGGCCGCAGTTTTCACGGGGCCTCACTGCTGGAGGAGCAGAAGGCTGCGATCGAGCGGATCGCCGAACTGGCCCGAGAGCATGCCGTCGATGCGGTGCTGATCGCCGGCGACCTCTACGACCGGGCCATCCCGCCGGCCGAGGCGGTGGACCTGTTCAACCGGGCCCTGGCCCAGCTGAGCCGCGATGGCACCGCCGTGGTGGCCATCGCCGGCAACCACGATTCCCATGTGCGGGTGTCGGTGTACGACCCACTGCTCTCGGCCTTCGGGGTCACGGTGCGGGGCGATGTGGGCCGGGCCCAGGAGCCGGTGCTGGTGACACCCCGCGACGGCGGCCCGCCGGTGGCGATCTATCCCCTGCCCTACCTGGAGCCGGCGGTGGTCGGGCCGGCCCTGGCCGGGGCGCCGGTGCGCCTGCGCCACGAGGAGGTGACGCGCCTGGCCATTGAGCGGATCCACGCCGACCGCCGCGAACGGCCGCCCCACCGTTCGGTGCTGGTGGCCCACACCTTCGTGGCCGGCGGCGAAACCTCGGAATCGGAGCGGGAGCTCACCGTCGGCAACGTCGACCGGGTGAGCGTGGACACCTTCTCGGGCTTCGATTACGTGGCCCTCGGCCACCTGCACGCCTCCCAGCAGCTGGACGGCCCCCGGGTCGCCTATTCGGGCACCCCGCTGGCCTATTCCTTCTCCGAGGAGCGGCACGTCAAGTCGGTGCGGATCGTGGAGCTGGCCGCCGACGGGACGCCCTCCGTGGCGGTGGTACCCCTGGGGGTGGGCCGGCGCCTGTGCACCCTGCGGGGGCCCATCGACGAGCTCTGCTCAGACCCCGCCCACGCCGCCGCCAGCGAGGCACGGGTGCGGGCGATCCTCACCGACGACACCCTGCCCCTGCAGGCCATGGCCCGGCTGCGGGCCCGCTTTCCCCACATCGCCGAACTCCGCCACGAACCACCCGAGGTGGCCCGCGCTGGCGACGCCGAGCGCCACCGCCAGGTGCGCCAGGCCCGTTCGCCGCTGGAGCTGGCCAGCGCCTTCTTCACCGACCAGCACGGCCAGCCGCCCGGCGAGCCGGAGGCCGAGCTGCTGCGGGCGGCCCTGGCGGCGGCGGAACGGGGAGGGGAGCGGTGA
- a CDS encoding rhodanese-like domain-containing protein, giving the protein MAVAPAPSLSLAAAAGGEPLLFRQLFDADTGTFTYLLAEVASRRALLIDSVFEQHDRDLALIRELGLELVATIDTHAHADHVTGSWLMHEATGCAIGLAACIGAENVTRPLKHGDRVLFGGRHVEVRATPGHTDGCLTFILDDHTMAFTGDALLVRGCGRCDFQQGNAHTLWASITGQILTLPDHCLLYPGHDYTGRSVTSVTEEKAFNARLGGNATERDFVGHMENMRLPHPHRIAQALPGNMRSGKPRDASAAPAWAPMARSYAGLPELSPAWVAAHRGDVTVLDVRSAEEYDGPDGRVGGSLLIPLPELESRSGEIPAGRPLVVVCHSGSRSALATQQLLKAGRQQVANLHGGLSRWAAEGFPLEGAVQA; this is encoded by the coding sequence ATGGCTGTCGCGCCCGCGCCCTCCCTGTCCCTCGCCGCCGCCGCCGGTGGTGAGCCGCTGCTGTTCCGCCAGCTGTTCGATGCCGACACCGGCACCTTCACCTATCTGCTGGCGGAGGTGGCCAGCCGCAGGGCCCTGCTGATCGATTCGGTCTTCGAGCAGCACGACCGCGACCTGGCGCTGATCCGGGAGCTGGGTCTCGAGCTGGTGGCCACGATCGACACCCATGCCCATGCCGACCACGTGACGGGCAGCTGGCTGATGCACGAGGCCACCGGCTGCGCCATCGGCCTGGCGGCCTGCATCGGCGCCGAGAACGTCACCCGTCCCCTGAAGCACGGCGATCGCGTCCTCTTCGGCGGCCGCCATGTGGAGGTGCGCGCCACCCCCGGCCACACCGACGGCTGTCTCACCTTCATCCTCGACGACCACACAATGGCCTTCACCGGCGATGCGCTGCTGGTGCGCGGCTGCGGCCGCTGCGACTTCCAGCAGGGCAACGCCCACACCCTCTGGGCCTCGATCACCGGCCAGATCCTGACCCTGCCGGATCACTGCCTGCTGTACCCCGGCCACGACTACACCGGCCGCTCCGTCACCTCCGTCACCGAGGAGAAGGCCTTCAACGCCCGCCTGGGAGGCAACGCCACCGAGCGGGACTTCGTCGGCCACATGGAGAACATGCGGCTGCCCCATCCCCACCGGATCGCCCAGGCCCTGCCCGGCAACATGCGCTCCGGCAAGCCCCGCGACGCCAGCGCCGCGCCCGCCTGGGCGCCCATGGCCCGCAGCTACGCCGGACTGCCCGAACTCAGCCCGGCCTGGGTGGCCGCGCATCGCGGCGATGTCACCGTGCTCGATGTGCGCTCCGCCGAGGAGTACGACGGGCCAGACGGGCGTGTGGGCGGCAGCCTGCTGATCCCCCTGCCGGAGCTGGAGAGCCGCTCCGGCGAGATCCCCGCCGGTCGCCCGCTGGTGGTCGTCTGCCATTCGGGCAGCCGCTCGGCCCTGGCCACCCAGCAGTTGCTCAAGGCCGGCCGCCAGCAGGTGGCGAACCTCCACGGCGGCCTGAGCCGCTGGGCCGCCGAGGGCTTCCCCCTCGAGGGGGCCGTGCAGGCCTGA
- a CDS encoding methyltransferase domain-containing protein — protein sequence MNASPPPSTAEPGHWDQRYRQGTDAWELGRPAPPLEAFLRTHPLAPRPPGRVLVPGCGRGHEAALLEALGFVAIGLDFSGEALAEARSLHGPDRAGLRWLQADLFDQQALEAAGLAAGSLTGIVEHTCFCAIDPERREDYIATVSRLLVPGGWLLGLFWCHRNPGGPPWGSDPEAVEAQLSGAGLVPAVWEPATGSLDRRPDEWLGLWRRPLHPVPGHHG from the coding sequence ATGAATGCCTCTCCCCCACCCTCCACCGCTGAGCCCGGCCACTGGGACCAGCGCTACCGGCAGGGCACGGACGCCTGGGAACTGGGCCGGCCGGCTCCGCCGCTGGAGGCGTTTCTGCGCACGCACCCGCTGGCCCCCCGCCCGCCGGGCCGGGTGCTGGTGCCGGGCTGCGGCCGCGGCCATGAGGCCGCCCTGCTCGAAGCGCTCGGTTTTGTCGCCATCGGCCTGGATTTCAGCGGCGAGGCCCTGGCCGAAGCCCGCAGCCTCCATGGCCCGGACCGGGCCGGCCTGCGCTGGCTGCAGGCCGACCTGTTTGACCAGCAGGCCCTGGAGGCGGCGGGCCTGGCGGCCGGCAGCCTCACGGGGATCGTGGAGCACACCTGCTTCTGTGCCATCGATCCGGAGCGGCGTGAGGACTACATCGCCACCGTCAGCCGGCTGCTGGTGCCGGGCGGCTGGCTGCTGGGGCTGTTCTGGTGCCACCGCAACCCCGGCGGGCCCCCCTGGGGCAGCGACCCCGAGGCGGTGGAAGCCCAACTCAGCGGGGCGGGTCTGGTGCCGGCGGTCTGGGAGCCGGCCACCGGTTCGCTGGACCGGCGCCCGGACGAATGGCTGGGCCTGTGGCGCCGGCCGCTACACCCGGTTCCAGGGCATCACGGCTAG